A single region of the Mustela lutreola isolate mMusLut2 chromosome 2, mMusLut2.pri, whole genome shotgun sequence genome encodes:
- the IL17RE gene encoding interleukin-17 receptor E isoform X2 has product MGSPRLAAPLLLLLLLFIGLSASARIGCPYLPRWSTHCLLASHMVRGSQGSGVLRTWAGLSWEDKSQNGWAIGIWALELGRHSHCSAHIPGHTQLALAVSPRPECAQLWLCRDLCLHLVSDPPGLQGGWFHLLVQKYKKSCKFQFCRRHKMPASAQANHVLCLQRKLLSGCCLSGKGHHIAVPSPDISHKGLRTKRAQPSDPKALEVLPRPSSQRHEGPEFSFDLLPEARTIQVTIPPGPEVSVRLCHQWVLECEELSSPFDTQKIVSGGHTVDLPYEFFLPCLCIEVSYLQEDTVRRKKCPFQNWPEAYGSDFWKSVHFTDYSQHSQMIMALTLRCPLKLEASLCQKWGWNTLCEDLPNATARESEGWYVLEGIDLHPQLCFKFSFGNSSHVECPHQTGELISDPGWDALPPLNPYPTGTKPGSSPVLTSLTTTTQILSPPANRMSPMIPFPTLVAPSWNVSMDTQGQQLVLHISSRIHATFSAAWSHPSLGQDSLVPPVYSISQIQGSNPVTLELIIPFLKPGSCVLVWRSDVQFSWKHLLCPDVSHRHLGLLILALLALTTLLGIVLVFIRRRRPLSGSLPEEPWPSWCAEFSATQSGPGRARPVLLLHVADSEAQRRLVGALAELLRASLGGGRDVIVDLWEGTRVARVGPLPWLWAARARVAQERGTVLLLWSSAGPSPAQGRDPHSAPLRALLRAAPRPLLLLAYFSRLCAKGDIPPPLRDLPRYRLLRDLPRLLRALDAQTSTEAASGGLLGNRRCLRGRLELCHRLELEAAKFCPPRLSRDRHRGTGWNP; this is encoded by the exons ATGGGGAGCCCCAGATTGGCAGCTCcactcctgcttctcctcctgctgttcattgggctctctgcctccgCCAGGATTGGCTGCCCCTACCTGCCCCGCTGGAGCACGCACTGTCTGCTGGCCTCCCACATGGTAAG GGGTAGCCAAGGTTCTGGAGTGCTGAGGACCTGGGCAGGATTGAGCTGGGAAGACAAGAGCCAGAATGGATGGGCTATTGGGATATGGGCCTTGGAATTAG GAAGACACTCCCACTG TTCTGCCCATATTCCTGGCCATACCCAGCTGGCCCTTGCTGTGTCCCCAAGGCCTGAGTGTGCTCAGCTCTGGCTCTGCCGCGATTTGTGCCTGCATCTGGTGTCCGATCCTCCAG GCCTCCAGGGGGGCTGGTTCCACCTCCTGGTGCAGAAATACAAAAAGTCATGTAAGTTCCAGTTCTGTAGGAGACACAAGATGCCAGCATCTGCTCAG GCCAACCATGTTCTCTGCCTACAGAGGAAGCTGCTGAGTGGCTGTTGCCTGTCTGGGAAGGGTCATCACATCGCTGTCCCCTCCCCAGACATCTCTCACAAGGGGTTGCGCACTAAAAGAGCCCAACCTTCAGATCCGAAGGCATTGGAAGTTCTCCCCAGACCCAGCTCACAAAGGCATGAAG ggcCTGAGTTCTCCTTTGATTTGCTGCCTGAGGCACGGACTATTCAAGTGACCATTCCTCCAGGACCTGAGGTCAGCGTGCGTCTTTGTCACCAGTGGGTACTAGAATGTGAGGAGCTGAGCAGTCCCTTCGACACGCAG AAAATTGTGTCTGGAGGCCACACTGTAGACCTGCCTTATGAATTCTTTCTGCCCTGTCTGTGCATAGAG GTATCCTACCTGCAAGAGGACACCGTGAGGCGCAAAAAATGTCCCTTCCAGAACTGGCCTGAAGCCT ATGGCTCAGACTTCTGGAAGTCAGTGCACTTTACCGACTACAGCCAGCACAGTCAGATGATCATGGCCCTGACCCTCCGCTGCCCACTGAAGCTGGAGGCCTCCCTCTGCCAGAAGTGGGGCTGGAATACCCTCTGTGAAGACCTCCCCAATGCCACGGCTCGAGAGTCAGAGGGG TGGTATGTCTTGGAGGGAATAGACCTGCATCCCCAGCTTTGCTTCAAG TTCTCATTTGGAAATAGCAGCCATGTTGAATGCCCCCACCAGACGGGTGAGCTGATAAGTGACCCTGGCTGGGACGCCCTTCCACCACTGAACCCTTACCCAACTGGGACCAAACCAGGCTCAAGCCCTGTTCTGACTTCTCTGACAACCACAACCCAAATCCTATCGCCTCCTGCAAACAGAATGTCTCCCATGATACCCTTTCCCACCCTGGTAGCCCCATCCTGGAATGTGAGCATGGATACCCAGGGCCAGCAGCTGGTCCTTCACATCTCCTCCAGGATACACGCCACCTTCAGTGCTGCCTGGAGCCACCCAAGCTTGGGGCAGGACAGCTTGGTGCCCCCTGTGTACAGCATCAGCCAG ATTCAGGGCTCAAACCCAGTGACACTAGAGCTCATCATTCCCTTCCTGAAGCCAGGGAGCTGTGTCCTG GTGTGGAGGTCAGATGTTCAGTTTTCCTGGAAGCACCTCTTGTGTCCAGATG tctctCATAGACACCTGGGGCTCTTGATACTGGCACTGCTGGCGCTCACCACCCTATTGGGCATTGTTCTGGTCTTCATCCGCCGCCGGCGTCCACTGTCAG GCTCCCTTCCAGAAGAGCCATGGCCCTCTTGGTGCGCGGAGTTCTCTGCTACCCAAAGTG GCCCTGGCCGAGCGCGGCCGGTGTTGCTCCTGCACGTGGCCGACTCGGAGGCGCAGCGGCGCCTGGTGGGAGCGCTGGCTGAACTGCTGCGTGCATCGCTGGGCGGCGGGCGCGACGTGATCGTGGACCTGTGGGAGGGGACGCGCGTGGCGCGCGTGGGCCCGCTGCCGTGGCTGTGGGCTGCACGGGCGCGCGTCGCGCAGGAGCGGGGCACCGTGCTGCTTCTGTGGAGCAGTGCCGGCCCCAGTCCAGCCCAAGGCCGGGATCCCCACTCCGCACCCCTGCGCGCCCTGCTCcgcgccgccccgcgcccgctgctgctgcttgcttacTTCAGTCGCCTCTGTGCCAAGGGTGACATTCCCCCACCCCTGCGCGACCTGCCACGCTACCGCCTCCTGCGCGACCTGCCACGCCTACTGCGGGCTCTAGACGCGCAGACTTCCACCGAAGCCGCCAGCGGAGGCCTCCTCGGGAATCGGCGGTGCCTGCGGGGTCGCCTGGAGCTGTGCCACCGGCTGGAACTCGAGGCCGCCAAATTTTGCCCACCGAGGCTGAGCAGAGACAGGCATAGGGGTACTGGCTGGAACCCCTGA
- the IL17RE gene encoding interleukin-17 receptor E isoform X15, whose product MGSPRLAAPLLLLLLLFIGLSASARIGCPYLPRWSTHCLLASHMANHVLCLQRKLLSGCCLSGKGHHIAVPSPDISHKGLRTKRAQPSDPKALEVLPRPSSQRHEGPEFSFDLLPEARTIQVTIPPGPEVSVRLCHQWVLECEELSSPFDTQKIVSGGHTVDLPYEFFLPCLCIEVSYLQEDTVRRKKCPFQNWPEAYGSDFWKSVHFTDYSQHSQMIMALTLRCPLKLEASLCQKWGWNTLCEDLPNATARESEGWYVLEGIDLHPQLCFKFSFGNSSHVECPHQTGELISDPGWDALPPLNPYPTGTKPGSSPVLTSLTTTTQILSPPANRMSPMIPFPTLVAPSWNVSMDTQGQQLVLHISSRIHATFSAAWSHPSLGQDSLVPPVYSISQIQGSNPVTLELIIPFLKPGSCVLVWRSDVQFSWKHLLCPDVSHRHLGLLILALLALTTLLGIVLVFIRRRRPLSGSLPEEPWPSWCAEFSATQSGPGRARPVLLLHVADSEAQRRLVGALAELLRASLGGGRDVIVDLWEGTRVARVGPLPWLWAARARVAQERGTVLLLWSSAGPSPAQGRDPHSAPLRALLRAAPRPLLLLAYFSRLCAKGDIPPPLRDLPRYRLLRDLPRLLRALDAQTSTEAASGGLLGNRRCLRGRLELCHRLELEAAKFCPPRLSRDRHRGTGWNP is encoded by the exons ATGGGGAGCCCCAGATTGGCAGCTCcactcctgcttctcctcctgctgttcattgggctctctgcctccgCCAGGATTGGCTGCCCCTACCTGCCCCGCTGGAGCACGCACTGTCTGCTGGCCTCCCACATG GCCAACCATGTTCTCTGCCTACAGAGGAAGCTGCTGAGTGGCTGTTGCCTGTCTGGGAAGGGTCATCACATCGCTGTCCCCTCCCCAGACATCTCTCACAAGGGGTTGCGCACTAAAAGAGCCCAACCTTCAGATCCGAAGGCATTGGAAGTTCTCCCCAGACCCAGCTCACAAAGGCATGAAG ggcCTGAGTTCTCCTTTGATTTGCTGCCTGAGGCACGGACTATTCAAGTGACCATTCCTCCAGGACCTGAGGTCAGCGTGCGTCTTTGTCACCAGTGGGTACTAGAATGTGAGGAGCTGAGCAGTCCCTTCGACACGCAG AAAATTGTGTCTGGAGGCCACACTGTAGACCTGCCTTATGAATTCTTTCTGCCCTGTCTGTGCATAGAG GTATCCTACCTGCAAGAGGACACCGTGAGGCGCAAAAAATGTCCCTTCCAGAACTGGCCTGAAGCCT ATGGCTCAGACTTCTGGAAGTCAGTGCACTTTACCGACTACAGCCAGCACAGTCAGATGATCATGGCCCTGACCCTCCGCTGCCCACTGAAGCTGGAGGCCTCCCTCTGCCAGAAGTGGGGCTGGAATACCCTCTGTGAAGACCTCCCCAATGCCACGGCTCGAGAGTCAGAGGGG TGGTATGTCTTGGAGGGAATAGACCTGCATCCCCAGCTTTGCTTCAAG TTCTCATTTGGAAATAGCAGCCATGTTGAATGCCCCCACCAGACGGGTGAGCTGATAAGTGACCCTGGCTGGGACGCCCTTCCACCACTGAACCCTTACCCAACTGGGACCAAACCAGGCTCAAGCCCTGTTCTGACTTCTCTGACAACCACAACCCAAATCCTATCGCCTCCTGCAAACAGAATGTCTCCCATGATACCCTTTCCCACCCTGGTAGCCCCATCCTGGAATGTGAGCATGGATACCCAGGGCCAGCAGCTGGTCCTTCACATCTCCTCCAGGATACACGCCACCTTCAGTGCTGCCTGGAGCCACCCAAGCTTGGGGCAGGACAGCTTGGTGCCCCCTGTGTACAGCATCAGCCAG ATTCAGGGCTCAAACCCAGTGACACTAGAGCTCATCATTCCCTTCCTGAAGCCAGGGAGCTGTGTCCTG GTGTGGAGGTCAGATGTTCAGTTTTCCTGGAAGCACCTCTTGTGTCCAGATG tctctCATAGACACCTGGGGCTCTTGATACTGGCACTGCTGGCGCTCACCACCCTATTGGGCATTGTTCTGGTCTTCATCCGCCGCCGGCGTCCACTGTCAG GCTCCCTTCCAGAAGAGCCATGGCCCTCTTGGTGCGCGGAGTTCTCTGCTACCCAAAGTG GCCCTGGCCGAGCGCGGCCGGTGTTGCTCCTGCACGTGGCCGACTCGGAGGCGCAGCGGCGCCTGGTGGGAGCGCTGGCTGAACTGCTGCGTGCATCGCTGGGCGGCGGGCGCGACGTGATCGTGGACCTGTGGGAGGGGACGCGCGTGGCGCGCGTGGGCCCGCTGCCGTGGCTGTGGGCTGCACGGGCGCGCGTCGCGCAGGAGCGGGGCACCGTGCTGCTTCTGTGGAGCAGTGCCGGCCCCAGTCCAGCCCAAGGCCGGGATCCCCACTCCGCACCCCTGCGCGCCCTGCTCcgcgccgccccgcgcccgctgctgctgcttgcttacTTCAGTCGCCTCTGTGCCAAGGGTGACATTCCCCCACCCCTGCGCGACCTGCCACGCTACCGCCTCCTGCGCGACCTGCCACGCCTACTGCGGGCTCTAGACGCGCAGACTTCCACCGAAGCCGCCAGCGGAGGCCTCCTCGGGAATCGGCGGTGCCTGCGGGGTCGCCTGGAGCTGTGCCACCGGCTGGAACTCGAGGCCGCCAAATTTTGCCCACCGAGGCTGAGCAGAGACAGGCATAGGGGTACTGGCTGGAACCCCTGA
- the IL17RE gene encoding interleukin-17 receptor E isoform X16, with protein MGSPRLAAPLLLLLLLFIGLSASARIGCPYLPRWSTHCLLASHMRKLLSGCCLSGKGHHIAVPSPDISHKGLRTKRAQPSDPKALEVLPRPSSQRHEGPEFSFDLLPEARTIQVTIPPGPEVSVRLCHQWVLECEELSSPFDTQKIVSGGHTVDLPYEFFLPCLCIEVSYLQEDTVRRKKCPFQNWPEAYGSDFWKSVHFTDYSQHSQMIMALTLRCPLKLEASLCQKWGWNTLCEDLPNATARESEGWYVLEGIDLHPQLCFKFSFGNSSHVECPHQTGELISDPGWDALPPLNPYPTGTKPGSSPVLTSLTTTTQILSPPANRMSPMIPFPTLVAPSWNVSMDTQGQQLVLHISSRIHATFSAAWSHPSLGQDSLVPPVYSISQIQGSNPVTLELIIPFLKPGSCVLVWRSDVQFSWKHLLCPDVSHRHLGLLILALLALTTLLGIVLVFIRRRRPLSGSLPEEPWPSWCAEFSATQSGPGRARPVLLLHVADSEAQRRLVGALAELLRASLGGGRDVIVDLWEGTRVARVGPLPWLWAARARVAQERGTVLLLWSSAGPSPAQGRDPHSAPLRALLRAAPRPLLLLAYFSRLCAKGDIPPPLRDLPRYRLLRDLPRLLRALDAQTSTEAASGGLLGNRRCLRGRLELCHRLELEAAKFCPPRLSRDRHRGTGWNP; from the exons ATGGGGAGCCCCAGATTGGCAGCTCcactcctgcttctcctcctgctgttcattgggctctctgcctccgCCAGGATTGGCTGCCCCTACCTGCCCCGCTGGAGCACGCACTGTCTGCTGGCCTCCCACATG AGGAAGCTGCTGAGTGGCTGTTGCCTGTCTGGGAAGGGTCATCACATCGCTGTCCCCTCCCCAGACATCTCTCACAAGGGGTTGCGCACTAAAAGAGCCCAACCTTCAGATCCGAAGGCATTGGAAGTTCTCCCCAGACCCAGCTCACAAAGGCATGAAG ggcCTGAGTTCTCCTTTGATTTGCTGCCTGAGGCACGGACTATTCAAGTGACCATTCCTCCAGGACCTGAGGTCAGCGTGCGTCTTTGTCACCAGTGGGTACTAGAATGTGAGGAGCTGAGCAGTCCCTTCGACACGCAG AAAATTGTGTCTGGAGGCCACACTGTAGACCTGCCTTATGAATTCTTTCTGCCCTGTCTGTGCATAGAG GTATCCTACCTGCAAGAGGACACCGTGAGGCGCAAAAAATGTCCCTTCCAGAACTGGCCTGAAGCCT ATGGCTCAGACTTCTGGAAGTCAGTGCACTTTACCGACTACAGCCAGCACAGTCAGATGATCATGGCCCTGACCCTCCGCTGCCCACTGAAGCTGGAGGCCTCCCTCTGCCAGAAGTGGGGCTGGAATACCCTCTGTGAAGACCTCCCCAATGCCACGGCTCGAGAGTCAGAGGGG TGGTATGTCTTGGAGGGAATAGACCTGCATCCCCAGCTTTGCTTCAAG TTCTCATTTGGAAATAGCAGCCATGTTGAATGCCCCCACCAGACGGGTGAGCTGATAAGTGACCCTGGCTGGGACGCCCTTCCACCACTGAACCCTTACCCAACTGGGACCAAACCAGGCTCAAGCCCTGTTCTGACTTCTCTGACAACCACAACCCAAATCCTATCGCCTCCTGCAAACAGAATGTCTCCCATGATACCCTTTCCCACCCTGGTAGCCCCATCCTGGAATGTGAGCATGGATACCCAGGGCCAGCAGCTGGTCCTTCACATCTCCTCCAGGATACACGCCACCTTCAGTGCTGCCTGGAGCCACCCAAGCTTGGGGCAGGACAGCTTGGTGCCCCCTGTGTACAGCATCAGCCAG ATTCAGGGCTCAAACCCAGTGACACTAGAGCTCATCATTCCCTTCCTGAAGCCAGGGAGCTGTGTCCTG GTGTGGAGGTCAGATGTTCAGTTTTCCTGGAAGCACCTCTTGTGTCCAGATG tctctCATAGACACCTGGGGCTCTTGATACTGGCACTGCTGGCGCTCACCACCCTATTGGGCATTGTTCTGGTCTTCATCCGCCGCCGGCGTCCACTGTCAG GCTCCCTTCCAGAAGAGCCATGGCCCTCTTGGTGCGCGGAGTTCTCTGCTACCCAAAGTG GCCCTGGCCGAGCGCGGCCGGTGTTGCTCCTGCACGTGGCCGACTCGGAGGCGCAGCGGCGCCTGGTGGGAGCGCTGGCTGAACTGCTGCGTGCATCGCTGGGCGGCGGGCGCGACGTGATCGTGGACCTGTGGGAGGGGACGCGCGTGGCGCGCGTGGGCCCGCTGCCGTGGCTGTGGGCTGCACGGGCGCGCGTCGCGCAGGAGCGGGGCACCGTGCTGCTTCTGTGGAGCAGTGCCGGCCCCAGTCCAGCCCAAGGCCGGGATCCCCACTCCGCACCCCTGCGCGCCCTGCTCcgcgccgccccgcgcccgctgctgctgcttgcttacTTCAGTCGCCTCTGTGCCAAGGGTGACATTCCCCCACCCCTGCGCGACCTGCCACGCTACCGCCTCCTGCGCGACCTGCCACGCCTACTGCGGGCTCTAGACGCGCAGACTTCCACCGAAGCCGCCAGCGGAGGCCTCCTCGGGAATCGGCGGTGCCTGCGGGGTCGCCTGGAGCTGTGCCACCGGCTGGAACTCGAGGCCGCCAAATTTTGCCCACCGAGGCTGAGCAGAGACAGGCATAGGGGTACTGGCTGGAACCCCTGA
- the IL17RE gene encoding interleukin-17 receptor E isoform X7, translated as MGSPRLAAPLLLLLLLFIGLSASARIGCPYLPRWSTHCLLASHMEDTPTGSSAHIPGHTQLALAVSPRPECAQLWLCRDLCLHLVSDPPGLQGGWFHLLVQKYKKSCKFQFCRRHKMPASAQRKLLSGCCLSGKGHHIAVPSPDISHKGLRTKRAQPSDPKALEVLPRPSSQRHEGPEFSFDLLPEARTIQVTIPPGPEVSVRLCHQWVLECEELSSPFDTQKIVSGGHTVDLPYEFFLPCLCIEVSYLQEDTVRRKKCPFQNWPEAYGSDFWKSVHFTDYSQHSQMIMALTLRCPLKLEASLCQKWGWNTLCEDLPNATARESEGWYVLEGIDLHPQLCFKFSFGNSSHVECPHQTGELISDPGWDALPPLNPYPTGTKPGSSPVLTSLTTTTQILSPPANRMSPMIPFPTLVAPSWNVSMDTQGQQLVLHISSRIHATFSAAWSHPSLGQDSLVPPVYSISQIQGSNPVTLELIIPFLKPGSCVLVWRSDVQFSWKHLLCPDVSHRHLGLLILALLALTTLLGIVLVFIRRRRPLSGSLPEEPWPSWCAEFSATQSGPGRARPVLLLHVADSEAQRRLVGALAELLRASLGGGRDVIVDLWEGTRVARVGPLPWLWAARARVAQERGTVLLLWSSAGPSPAQGRDPHSAPLRALLRAAPRPLLLLAYFSRLCAKGDIPPPLRDLPRYRLLRDLPRLLRALDAQTSTEAASGGLLGNRRCLRGRLELCHRLELEAAKFCPPRLSRDRHRGTGWNP; from the exons ATGGGGAGCCCCAGATTGGCAGCTCcactcctgcttctcctcctgctgttcattgggctctctgcctccgCCAGGATTGGCTGCCCCTACCTGCCCCGCTGGAGCACGCACTGTCTGCTGGCCTCCCACATG GAAGACACTCCCACTG GAAGTTCTGCCCATATTCCTGGCCATACCCAGCTGGCCCTTGCTGTGTCCCCAAGGCCTGAGTGTGCTCAGCTCTGGCTCTGCCGCGATTTGTGCCTGCATCTGGTGTCCGATCCTCCAG GCCTCCAGGGGGGCTGGTTCCACCTCCTGGTGCAGAAATACAAAAAGTCATGTAAGTTCCAGTTCTGTAGGAGACACAAGATGCCAGCATCTGCTCAG AGGAAGCTGCTGAGTGGCTGTTGCCTGTCTGGGAAGGGTCATCACATCGCTGTCCCCTCCCCAGACATCTCTCACAAGGGGTTGCGCACTAAAAGAGCCCAACCTTCAGATCCGAAGGCATTGGAAGTTCTCCCCAGACCCAGCTCACAAAGGCATGAAG ggcCTGAGTTCTCCTTTGATTTGCTGCCTGAGGCACGGACTATTCAAGTGACCATTCCTCCAGGACCTGAGGTCAGCGTGCGTCTTTGTCACCAGTGGGTACTAGAATGTGAGGAGCTGAGCAGTCCCTTCGACACGCAG AAAATTGTGTCTGGAGGCCACACTGTAGACCTGCCTTATGAATTCTTTCTGCCCTGTCTGTGCATAGAG GTATCCTACCTGCAAGAGGACACCGTGAGGCGCAAAAAATGTCCCTTCCAGAACTGGCCTGAAGCCT ATGGCTCAGACTTCTGGAAGTCAGTGCACTTTACCGACTACAGCCAGCACAGTCAGATGATCATGGCCCTGACCCTCCGCTGCCCACTGAAGCTGGAGGCCTCCCTCTGCCAGAAGTGGGGCTGGAATACCCTCTGTGAAGACCTCCCCAATGCCACGGCTCGAGAGTCAGAGGGG TGGTATGTCTTGGAGGGAATAGACCTGCATCCCCAGCTTTGCTTCAAG TTCTCATTTGGAAATAGCAGCCATGTTGAATGCCCCCACCAGACGGGTGAGCTGATAAGTGACCCTGGCTGGGACGCCCTTCCACCACTGAACCCTTACCCAACTGGGACCAAACCAGGCTCAAGCCCTGTTCTGACTTCTCTGACAACCACAACCCAAATCCTATCGCCTCCTGCAAACAGAATGTCTCCCATGATACCCTTTCCCACCCTGGTAGCCCCATCCTGGAATGTGAGCATGGATACCCAGGGCCAGCAGCTGGTCCTTCACATCTCCTCCAGGATACACGCCACCTTCAGTGCTGCCTGGAGCCACCCAAGCTTGGGGCAGGACAGCTTGGTGCCCCCTGTGTACAGCATCAGCCAG ATTCAGGGCTCAAACCCAGTGACACTAGAGCTCATCATTCCCTTCCTGAAGCCAGGGAGCTGTGTCCTG GTGTGGAGGTCAGATGTTCAGTTTTCCTGGAAGCACCTCTTGTGTCCAGATG tctctCATAGACACCTGGGGCTCTTGATACTGGCACTGCTGGCGCTCACCACCCTATTGGGCATTGTTCTGGTCTTCATCCGCCGCCGGCGTCCACTGTCAG GCTCCCTTCCAGAAGAGCCATGGCCCTCTTGGTGCGCGGAGTTCTCTGCTACCCAAAGTG GCCCTGGCCGAGCGCGGCCGGTGTTGCTCCTGCACGTGGCCGACTCGGAGGCGCAGCGGCGCCTGGTGGGAGCGCTGGCTGAACTGCTGCGTGCATCGCTGGGCGGCGGGCGCGACGTGATCGTGGACCTGTGGGAGGGGACGCGCGTGGCGCGCGTGGGCCCGCTGCCGTGGCTGTGGGCTGCACGGGCGCGCGTCGCGCAGGAGCGGGGCACCGTGCTGCTTCTGTGGAGCAGTGCCGGCCCCAGTCCAGCCCAAGGCCGGGATCCCCACTCCGCACCCCTGCGCGCCCTGCTCcgcgccgccccgcgcccgctgctgctgcttgcttacTTCAGTCGCCTCTGTGCCAAGGGTGACATTCCCCCACCCCTGCGCGACCTGCCACGCTACCGCCTCCTGCGCGACCTGCCACGCCTACTGCGGGCTCTAGACGCGCAGACTTCCACCGAAGCCGCCAGCGGAGGCCTCCTCGGGAATCGGCGGTGCCTGCGGGGTCGCCTGGAGCTGTGCCACCGGCTGGAACTCGAGGCCGCCAAATTTTGCCCACCGAGGCTGAGCAGAGACAGGCATAGGGGTACTGGCTGGAACCCCTGA
- the IL17RE gene encoding interleukin-17 receptor E isoform X12: MGSPRLAAPLLLLLLLFIGLSASARIGCPYLPRWSTHCLLASHMEDTPTVLPIFLAIPSWPLLCPQGLSVLSSGSAAICACIWCPILQRKLLSGCCLSGKGHHIAVPSPDISHKGLRTKRAQPSDPKALEVLPRPSSQRHEGPEFSFDLLPEARTIQVTIPPGPEVSVRLCHQWVLECEELSSPFDTQKIVSGGHTVDLPYEFFLPCLCIEVSYLQEDTVRRKKCPFQNWPEAYGSDFWKSVHFTDYSQHSQMIMALTLRCPLKLEASLCQKWGWNTLCEDLPNATARESEGWYVLEGIDLHPQLCFKFSFGNSSHVECPHQTGELISDPGWDALPPLNPYPTGTKPGSSPVLTSLTTTTQILSPPANRMSPMIPFPTLVAPSWNVSMDTQGQQLVLHISSRIHATFSAAWSHPSLGQDSLVPPVYSISQIQGSNPVTLELIIPFLKPGSCVLVWRSDVQFSWKHLLCPDVSHRHLGLLILALLALTTLLGIVLVFIRRRRPLSGSLPEEPWPSWCAEFSATQSGPGRARPVLLLHVADSEAQRRLVGALAELLRASLGGGRDVIVDLWEGTRVARVGPLPWLWAARARVAQERGTVLLLWSSAGPSPAQGRDPHSAPLRALLRAAPRPLLLLAYFSRLCAKGDIPPPLRDLPRYRLLRDLPRLLRALDAQTSTEAASGGLLGNRRCLRGRLELCHRLELEAAKFCPPRLSRDRHRGTGWNP, translated from the exons ATGGGGAGCCCCAGATTGGCAGCTCcactcctgcttctcctcctgctgttcattgggctctctgcctccgCCAGGATTGGCTGCCCCTACCTGCCCCGCTGGAGCACGCACTGTCTGCTGGCCTCCCACATG GAAGACACTCCCACTG TTCTGCCCATATTCCTGGCCATACCCAGCTGGCCCTTGCTGTGTCCCCAAGGCCTGAGTGTGCTCAGCTCTGGCTCTGCCGCGATTTGTGCCTGCATCTGGTGTCCGATCCTCCAG AGGAAGCTGCTGAGTGGCTGTTGCCTGTCTGGGAAGGGTCATCACATCGCTGTCCCCTCCCCAGACATCTCTCACAAGGGGTTGCGCACTAAAAGAGCCCAACCTTCAGATCCGAAGGCATTGGAAGTTCTCCCCAGACCCAGCTCACAAAGGCATGAAG ggcCTGAGTTCTCCTTTGATTTGCTGCCTGAGGCACGGACTATTCAAGTGACCATTCCTCCAGGACCTGAGGTCAGCGTGCGTCTTTGTCACCAGTGGGTACTAGAATGTGAGGAGCTGAGCAGTCCCTTCGACACGCAG AAAATTGTGTCTGGAGGCCACACTGTAGACCTGCCTTATGAATTCTTTCTGCCCTGTCTGTGCATAGAG GTATCCTACCTGCAAGAGGACACCGTGAGGCGCAAAAAATGTCCCTTCCAGAACTGGCCTGAAGCCT ATGGCTCAGACTTCTGGAAGTCAGTGCACTTTACCGACTACAGCCAGCACAGTCAGATGATCATGGCCCTGACCCTCCGCTGCCCACTGAAGCTGGAGGCCTCCCTCTGCCAGAAGTGGGGCTGGAATACCCTCTGTGAAGACCTCCCCAATGCCACGGCTCGAGAGTCAGAGGGG TGGTATGTCTTGGAGGGAATAGACCTGCATCCCCAGCTTTGCTTCAAG TTCTCATTTGGAAATAGCAGCCATGTTGAATGCCCCCACCAGACGGGTGAGCTGATAAGTGACCCTGGCTGGGACGCCCTTCCACCACTGAACCCTTACCCAACTGGGACCAAACCAGGCTCAAGCCCTGTTCTGACTTCTCTGACAACCACAACCCAAATCCTATCGCCTCCTGCAAACAGAATGTCTCCCATGATACCCTTTCCCACCCTGGTAGCCCCATCCTGGAATGTGAGCATGGATACCCAGGGCCAGCAGCTGGTCCTTCACATCTCCTCCAGGATACACGCCACCTTCAGTGCTGCCTGGAGCCACCCAAGCTTGGGGCAGGACAGCTTGGTGCCCCCTGTGTACAGCATCAGCCAG ATTCAGGGCTCAAACCCAGTGACACTAGAGCTCATCATTCCCTTCCTGAAGCCAGGGAGCTGTGTCCTG GTGTGGAGGTCAGATGTTCAGTTTTCCTGGAAGCACCTCTTGTGTCCAGATG tctctCATAGACACCTGGGGCTCTTGATACTGGCACTGCTGGCGCTCACCACCCTATTGGGCATTGTTCTGGTCTTCATCCGCCGCCGGCGTCCACTGTCAG GCTCCCTTCCAGAAGAGCCATGGCCCTCTTGGTGCGCGGAGTTCTCTGCTACCCAAAGTG GCCCTGGCCGAGCGCGGCCGGTGTTGCTCCTGCACGTGGCCGACTCGGAGGCGCAGCGGCGCCTGGTGGGAGCGCTGGCTGAACTGCTGCGTGCATCGCTGGGCGGCGGGCGCGACGTGATCGTGGACCTGTGGGAGGGGACGCGCGTGGCGCGCGTGGGCCCGCTGCCGTGGCTGTGGGCTGCACGGGCGCGCGTCGCGCAGGAGCGGGGCACCGTGCTGCTTCTGTGGAGCAGTGCCGGCCCCAGTCCAGCCCAAGGCCGGGATCCCCACTCCGCACCCCTGCGCGCCCTGCTCcgcgccgccccgcgcccgctgctgctgcttgcttacTTCAGTCGCCTCTGTGCCAAGGGTGACATTCCCCCACCCCTGCGCGACCTGCCACGCTACCGCCTCCTGCGCGACCTGCCACGCCTACTGCGGGCTCTAGACGCGCAGACTTCCACCGAAGCCGCCAGCGGAGGCCTCCTCGGGAATCGGCGGTGCCTGCGGGGTCGCCTGGAGCTGTGCCACCGGCTGGAACTCGAGGCCGCCAAATTTTGCCCACCGAGGCTGAGCAGAGACAGGCATAGGGGTACTGGCTGGAACCCCTGA